Proteins encoded in a region of the bacterium genome:
- a CDS encoding HAD family phosphatase yields MIKAVIFDMDGVIVNTEGATAGATVDMFRQLYGIEVTKKDFLPFVGTGTKKYIMGVAEKYNVSINMGKAMKKREENFREIALAGGIKPFQGVVALIKEVKRVGLKTAIATSSHRSILEITLKGAGIDIRDFDAITTAEECKNLKPDPEIFLLTAKKLDVLPGEALVIEDSPAGIQAGKKGGFIVVGVASTFAESKLQQADFVVDSLKGLSIEDLTVVK; encoded by the coding sequence ATGATAAAAGCGGTTATTTTTGATATGGACGGGGTGATAGTCAATACGGAAGGTGCCACTGCTGGGGCTACTGTCGATATGTTTAGACAACTCTATGGCATAGAAGTAACGAAAAAAGATTTCCTGCCATTTGTCGGTACCGGAACCAAAAAATATATTATGGGCGTGGCTGAAAAATACAATGTATCCATTAATATGGGAAAAGCGATGAAAAAGAGAGAGGAAAATTTCCGTGAGATTGCCCTTGCTGGCGGTATAAAACCTTTCCAGGGAGTTGTTGCACTCATAAAAGAAGTGAAAAGAGTAGGACTTAAAACCGCAATCGCAACATCTTCTCATAGGTCGATTTTAGAGATAACTTTAAAGGGGGCAGGTATAGATATAAGGGATTTTGACGCAATTACTACCGCCGAAGAATGCAAAAACCTAAAGCCCGACCCTGAAATATTCTTATTAACCGCAAAAAAACTTGATGTTTTACCCGGGGAAGCTCTCGTAATAGAAGATTCGCCTGCCGGTATCCAAGCAGGAAAAAAGGGAGGATTTATTGTTGTTGGAGTTGCAAGCACTTTTGCAGAATCCAAACTCCAACAAGCCGATTTTGTGGTGGATAGTTTGAAGGGACTATCTATTGAGGATTTGACAGTTGTGAAGTAA